In Nitrospirota bacterium, the DNA window GGACATGATGGCAGAAGAGATGAAGGGGATGACAGGCGGGATGGGGATGAATATCCCTGGCCTGTTTTAAGAAAAGGATTTTCGGGTGAACTCATATGAGCCGAGGGTTCACAAAGGGCCATGAAAATCAGCGGGACAAGAAAGTCCCGCCTATCCTCGTAGAAATGGATAGGCGGGGTTTTCTTACCCCGCCGTAGAGGATTTCCGGATGAAAGACAATTTATTTAATCATTTAATTGAGCAATTGAAAAAATTTCCAGGCGTTGGCCAGAAGACTGCTCAGCGGCTTGCTTTCTTCCTATTAAAAGCAAATGCGGATGATGCAAAGGCGATAGCAGAGGCTATTATTGCAGTTAAGGATAATATCCGATTCTGTTCAGTATGTAATAATATTACCGAAGAAGACCCGTGCCGTATTTGCAGTGATTCTAACAGGGACAGGAAAAAGATACTTGTTGTGAAAGAGCCAAGCACCCTTTACACAATCGAACGTACAGGCGGTTACAAAGGCTTATACCATGTCATGTTAGGTACAATATCCCCTTTGGATGGGATAGGCCCGGATGATATAAAGATTGCCGGATTATTAAAGAGAGTTGAACAGGATGCAATCGAAGAGGTAATACTTGCCCTTGATCCTGACATGGCAGGAGAGGC includes these proteins:
- the recR gene encoding recombination protein RecR encodes the protein MKDNLFNHLIEQLKKFPGVGQKTAQRLAFFLLKANADDAKAIAEAIIAVKDNIRFCSVCNNITEEDPCRICSDSNRDRKKILVVKEPSTLYTIERTGGYKGLYHVMLGTISPLDGIGPDDIKIAGLLKRVEQDAIEEVILALDPDMAGEATAMYLTRLLKPFEVHVTRIAYGIPVGSDIEYADELTLVKSLEGRR